From a region of the Babylonia areolata isolate BAREFJ2019XMU chromosome 21, ASM4173473v1, whole genome shotgun sequence genome:
- the LOC143296238 gene encoding kelch repeat and BTB domain-containing protein 8-like → MERMPYEYKDHHLVLLEELKTMFDERLLIDVYICVGQSEIPCHRNVLSAASPYFRAMFTSDMSESKQLKVTLHEVDASSVMALVDFAYTGKVEVTRHNAQSLLATASLLEMLPIQRACAKFMELQLDVNNCIGIHHFAHAHSLLELAHKAREFIEKNFTLVSQTEEFLHLSFSQLADLLSSDELNVEKEEVVWEAALSWVQHNLEDRQPQVGQLLARVRLPLLPPRYVHESIAPLLMIQRSQTCQEILSDMRDFERNPQSYTGDYDFSLSLRTGMIKPEHCILLLGGLTQSKSYINCYNPLTREAFQLAMFPDCEGRSGYYCVEDPAVVVADDTNIYAGGGNYIYHESYGDAASDEDSFDDFDEEESVRRDFYFYDNDHNRWIPKTPMLFPKSNFSLTHIEGKIFSFGGLAMNQHPTEICECYDIEKNQWSYVGMMPMNVVDLSTVSFGGEAYILGGRSGVTPHNTVMKYDPRTMVWTTLSSMHTPRFNFGACVIDDEIMVAGGQIYTHTSRTIHRESLRSVEVYNIASDQWRAGPYLPLSMFNVGLMQINGAVYACGMVEHQRSPFKINRHNVVCRLDIIRNEWQKIEGDLCEVRSYAPVAAKLHTRKLSQVFRPEVDT, encoded by the exons ATGGAGAGGATGCCCTACGAGTACAAGGACCACCACCTGGTGCTCCTTGAGGAGCTGAAGACCATGTTCGATGAACGCTTGCTGATTGACGTTTACATCTGTGTGGGCCAGTCCGAGATCCCCTGCCATCGCAATGTGCTCTCTGCTGCCAGTCCCTACTTCCGCGCCATGTTCACCTCCGACATGTCGGAGAGCAAACAGCTCAAGGTCACACTGCATGAGGTGGACGCCAGTTCCGTCATGGCCCTGGTGGATTTTGCCTACACTGGAAAG GTGGAAGTGACGCGGCACAACGCCCAGAGCCTGCTGGCCACAGCATCCCTGCTGGAGATGCTGCCCATCCAGAGGGCCTGCGCCAAGTTCATGGAGCTGCAGCTGGACGTCAACAACTGCATCGGGATCCACCACTTTGCCCATGCTCACAGCTTGCTGGAGCTGGCTCACAAGGCTCGCGAGTTCATCGAGAAGAACTTCACCCTGGTCAGCCAGACGGAGGAGTTCCTGCATCTCAGCTTTTCTCAGCTGGCCGACTTACTGAGCTCTGATGAGCTGaatgtggagaaggaagag GTGGTGTGGGAGGCGGCCCTGTCCTGGGTGCAGCACAACCTTGAGGACCGCCAGCCCCAGGTGGGTCAGCTGCTGGCCAGAGtgcgcctccccctcctccctccccgctaCGTGCACGAGTCCATCGCTCCCTTGCTGATGATCCAGCGCTCCCAGACCTGCCAGGAGATCCTGTCCGACATGCGGGACTTTGAGCGCAACCCACAGTCCTACACAGGTGACTACgacttctccctctccctgcggACGGGCATGATCAAGCCTGAGCACTGCATCCTACTGCTGGGCGGCCTGACGCAAAGCAAGTCCTACATCAACTGCTACAACCCCTTGACCAGAGAGGCCTTCCAGCTGGCCATGTTCCCCGACTGCGAGGGCCGCAGTGGATACTACTGCGTGGAGGACCCGGCCGTGGTGGTGGCTGATGACACCAACATCTATGCTGGGGGCGGGAACTACATATACCACGAAAGCTATGGAGATGCTGCCTCTGATGAAGACTCCTTCGATGACTTTGACGAAGAGGAGTCGGTGCGCAGAGACTTCTACTTCTATGACAACGATCACAACAGGTGGATCCCCAAGACACCCATGTTGTTCCCCAAGTCCAACTTCTCCCTGACCCACATTGAGGGCAAGATCTTCAGTTTTGGGGGTCTGGCAATGAACCAACACCCCACAGAGATCTGTGAATGCTATGACATTGAGAAGAACCAGTGGAGCTATGTGGGCATGATGCCAATGAATGTGGTGGACCTGTCCACTGTCAGTTTTGGAGGTGAAGCCTACATCCTGGGGGGTCGGTCTGGTGTGACGCCACACAACACGGTGATGAAGTATGACCCCAGGACTATGGTGTGGACCACCCtcagcagcatgcacaccccccgctTCAACTTTGGTGCCTGCGTCATCGACGATGAGATAATGGTGGCCGGGGGTCAGATCTACACCCACACCTCGCGGACGATCCACAGAGAGTCCCTGCGCTCTGTGGAGGTCTACAACATTGCCTCAGATCAGTGGCGGGCGGGTCCCTACCTGCCGCTCAGCATGTTCAATGTGGGTCTGATGCAGATCAACGGCGCTGTGTATGCCTGTGGAATGGTGGAACATCAGCGCTCTCCCTTCAAGATCAACCGACACAATGTGGTGTGTCGCCTGGACATCATCCGGAACGAGTGGCAGAAAATCGAAGGGGACCTGTGTGAGGTGCGCAGCTATGCCCCTGTGGCCGCTAAACTGCATACCCGCAAACTGTCACAGGTCTTCCGGCCTGAAGTTGACACATGA